The Solanum lycopersicum chromosome 9, SLM_r2.1 genome window below encodes:
- the LOC138338366 gene encoding uncharacterized protein encodes MRRFDASDEHTKELRNDLAGIGQKVDTHAISIKHLELQMAQLSATVNTRQSGTLPRNTVQNPKNDGHCIATTTRGGKQTIDPPMLSGVEKVIKDDDTVMEVSGELEDKMVKDVEVPQKVTPMPKPPPPFPQRLLKMTEYGKYQHFIMMLKQLSINVPLVEALEQIPDYSKFMKDLVTKKRSVAFEDYDRMQHCSSIATRSLVQKQGDRGTFTIPCTIGLLHFPKSLCDLGASINFMPHSIYKKLGHGNPNPTVMRLLMVDRMVKRPIDILHDVLVKMESFIFPDDFVILDCEANFEVPIILGRSFLATGRVLVDMKKG; translated from the coding sequence atgaggaggtttgatgctagtgatgagcacactaaagagttaAGGAATGACTTAGCAGGTATAGGGcagaaagttgatacacatgcaatctcgattaagcatcttgagttgcaaatggcccaattgtctgcaactgtgaacacacgacaatcgggcactcttcctagaaacactgtccaaaatccaaaaaatgatgggcATTGTATAGCAaccactactcggggtggtaagcaaaccattgacccacccatGTTGTCTGGTGtagaaaaggtgataaaagatgATGATACAGTGATggaggttagtggtgagttaGAAGATAAAATGGTAAAAGATGTTGAGGTGCCCCAAAAGGTGACCCCCAtgcctaaaccaccacctcctttCCCACAAAGGTTATTAAAAATGACTGAATATGGTAAATACCAACATTTTATAATGATGTTGAaacagctttctatcaatgtccctttggtagaagcgcTTGAACAAATCCCTGATTATtccaagttcatgaaagatctggttacaaagaaaagatcagtcGCTTTTGAGGAttatgatagaatgcagcactGTAGTTccattgctacaagatctctagtgCAAAAGCAAGGAGATCGTGGTACTTTCACTATACCTTGTACAATTGGGCTGTTACATTTTCCAAAatcattatgtgatcttggggctAGTATAAATTTCATGCCCcactcgatttacaagaagttgggtcaCGGTAACCCAAATCCCACtgtgatgcggctactgatggtcGATCGAATGGTAAAAAGGCCCATTGATATACTCCACGATGTTCTAGTAAAAATGGaatcattcatatttccggacgattttgtgattcttgattgtgaggccaattttgaggtgcctattattcttgggaggtcattccttgctacgggtagggTCCTGGTTGATATGAAAAAAGGGTAG